From the Misgurnus anguillicaudatus chromosome 17, ASM2758022v2, whole genome shotgun sequence genome, one window contains:
- the obsl1b gene encoding obscurin isoform X12, whose protein sequence is MDVFGGAPRFLAYPRPVVVQSGTDAVLKCQIGGDPRPAVIWERNNEKIHPEGKYRVFEDGNVYNLIITSVTLEDSGQYICKAKNCIGETYAAATLKVEGEAQELELREENKPRFLIKPLSTRVGRGEDAMFSCKLWGKPRPEVMWEKDGKKLNEIFESTHFSVSYQDGGWFQLKIFKTRAPDGGVYTCKARNEFGESLAGAVLLVDAGPGHEDEGNRNGYTNPHWKAHQGKQRSGRQVAARHNPLPNIAKVKMFAVTEGKHAKFRCYVTGKPKPEILWRKDGRLILSGRRYLLYEDREGYFTLKVLYCKQQDNGVYVCSASNTAGQTLSAVHLIVKEPLVRFKQPLNDLQVWERDLAVLECEVPEDSVPITWYLEDRRLQPGAKYGMEEWGTKRRLTIRDIGVDDDGIYLCEMADGGRSIAEVAVKGTIVRKLPRKVDVLEGENAAFCAEVEAEEMDIHWYKDGTELRETHQTILKSFGRTHILVFVNTTTQDSGLVTFYVGRSKTSSQLRVKAARHCPPSCPIGVQINTERANAALLSWFPAQDSRKNPPSGYIIERKEVGSQEWLQCLTTDTATAVEILGDSVPCEADYRFRICSVNKYGRSGNVEFPRAVHLVPVARIQAPLQDALVPEGQDACFSIELSASVIGTWFLNGNQLQDDERFSIRRTRTHQSLRIRGVRETDNGAEITFIAYGIRDSAALYIQAPLVKFTPLSEMDRNKFVESGNPIVLYCELSNPEVPVRWYKNGVELHSTEGLHIQAEGTMRRIVIQSADFANSGVYSCDAIDDVIRFNVEVEAPPVRFSVLPDVERNKSPEAGSTMTLQCELSDPLAQVSWYKDGVKLLPEDGLDIKSEGKTRKLTVQSTEFYHSGVYSCKTRGDAVHFNVEVKAPPVRFLAVPEEKLRTCIEAGCPIVLQCEISESAAQVHWYKDGDQLLVESGVDFISEGCMRTLSIQTAQLSHAGVYTCTTKDDVIKFHVDVQAAPVRFSAVPDAEKSICTEAGGCFELRCKVSDPKVHVCWFHNDVEIKPETGLDIQSDGDVRKLIVESAEPSHSGLYRCETSDDSVQFIVDIKELPVMFSALPETVKNQLFEADYPTDLHCEISDPSAKEFCYKDGVELISKSPTHIKSECTRKTLAVKTAQTSNSGWYDSVRTDDAIQFNVQDQVPAKKFLAVPEDEKTKSTDETEPVALHCEILDPVPYIHQARDEKEKIMIAEREGQAAAQSEHEVRLDESKETVRKLPETSVFDECLIQMAPDVPIRFEMDQELSHYEVCSGETYDDPCTVDIKELSVAPSVKFSTVPDSQRTKCIESGGPFKLQCEVSDPNAQVWWYKDGNEVLPQDGLIILSDGAIRTLSVETAELYHSGTYSCQTNNDGITFHVEIKAPPPNFIPVSEEEKNKSTEVGSSIVLKCELSDANAQVLWCKDGTELSPNSGLDFQRDGNMRKLTVQSAQLSDTGHYTCHVPGDSISFKVHVQVPPVRFSKLPEIARNKFIEAGCPIILQCEISDPTSQVCWLKDGVQLQEQTGLDIQSEGTMRTMIIQSAEPKHSGIYSCEAVDDRIAFKVDVAVPPAMFSAVPETEKNKSFEAGCPIILQCEISDPTALVQWYKDGLQLLPQSGVNIQTEHTTRTLVIQSAKLSDSGFYSCNTADDISEFFVDVKAPPVTFAYISEDDLHRNIVEQDNLLLYCEVSRSDAVAQWYKDGVEIKSTDNVLIEVENIVRRLIILSAQLSDSGTYTCRAGDNALIFKVNVREPPVMIVYPKEDVHLDRHVPEEIVLSCELSRSNGKVTWYKDGQKLQESENIKLKAEGPYRRLKILHSGIEDSGEYVCDTADDSIFFNLTIKEPPVRIISPSQSQMELCQQTSERMVLSCEISRPNAVVRWYRDGLEVEESNSLILEVDSVYRRLIIPKPTVKDSAEYVCDTADDSVTFIVNIAEPPVRFIRPRKMAYGVEKLVGDTLVLECEVSRANAEVSWKREGEEIDENSNVTIIEDGASRQLIIHSAALEDAGQYVCDARDDVMDFLVKIKEPPLTIMRKADIETKLHFLESDAIVLKCEISRPNGVVSWLKDNERIEGKEHFICEEEGTFRSLIVLSAELNDSGEYVCHTQDDKVVFSVTVEGTTWLNKKLNDDVPFCSFLPKKAPVSIIGNSEKPEHHTLNTGDDLVLQCEVSQANATVQWYHNGVLLHEDSRTHLESKHTMRKLVIRDLQTSDSGEYICDAIDDKMITMVFVQEPPFQFIKKDEQTNISAYEEDSVTLRATVNRANAPVKWQRGRDPIRGDRFHSTSDGNTHCLTINPLKRGDTGLYTCYVGSDEMNFSVNVKAIKVKFSKPLENVVGLKGCDVALKCELYTPKGDVQWLKDNQEIVPNRHFTIRAEGRVRSLTIHSVSEDDEGEYACESKDERTIATVVVNIPRIVEFVAELHNITVMEGENATFKCMVSPEDAHLAWFRNSQPISSNEKFHISSTGLCHVLQINNCQVSDSCKLTAEAEGVISRAILQVQEAQVFFTKSMESAVAEEYSDVTLEVEVSHEKGEVQWMRQGVVIHPGPKFTLKQNGRKRSITIHKLVLSDRGTYSCETLHDRTQARLSVEPRKIKIRKGLAEIQTYERETSSFEVELSHSNVEAVWQKNGHALKNNNRLRMTAKGRVHSLTISNLTLDDTGTYTFSVENIRSSAKLIVKEIPVSILKKLEDSRHPEGSGVTLECELSRHNVDVKWTKNGVQLKPGKNLRIYSMGRKCFLQILKCEQGDTGIYMCDAGDAKTSCSVDVYERELEILQGLEDLDIQEDQNAVFVCEVSLDDVPGEWFKNNERIKPTSTIKIRQEGTKHFLLICNVKGEDSGEIKFAAKNVESTAYLEVEALPANIVKPLQDKTALEKTRVVLDCTVANPRCSIRWYKGPNVILPSERFEICSEGCYRKLVIQQVQLEDEGIYSVQVGNYTSSAKLTVEAQSILIVNDLKDVEVIAPADACFACEVSLPEAKAPTWTLNGQTLHPGPKVVMEKVGTVHRLTLKQTSEEMSGTLCFIIGQAKSTAHLHVRSSH, encoded by the exons ATGGATGTCTTTGGTGGTGCGCCACGGTTTCTGGCCTACCCTCGTCCTGTGGTTGTACAGAGCGGTACAGACGCAGTTCTGAAATGCCAGATTGGTGGAGACCCCAGACCTGCAGTCATATGGGAACGAAACAATGAGAAAATCCATCCAGAGGGCAAATACAGGGTGTTCGAGGATGGCAATGTCTACAACCTTATCATAACTTCAGTGACGCTGGAAGACAGCGGACAATATATCTGTAAAGCCAAGAATTGCATCGGAGAGACTTACGCAGCAGCTACTTTGAAAGTGGAAGGCGAGGCGCAGGAGCTGGAATTGCGGGAGGAAAACAAACCACGCTTTCTCATCAAACCCCTCTCAACTAGGGTTGGACGAGGAGAGGACGCCATGTTCTCCTGCAAGCTGTGGGGAAAACCACGGCCAGAAGTGATGTGGGAGAAAGATGGCAAAAAGTTGAATGAAATCTTTGAGAGCACACATTTTAGTGTCAGCTATCAGGATGGAGGATGGTTTCAGCTAAAGATTTTTAAGACACGGGCACCAGATGGAGGGGTGTACACGTGCAAGGCCCGCAATGAATTTGGAGAGAGTTTAGCAGGGGCCGTTCTGTTGGTGGATGCGGGACCGGGACATGAAGATGAAGGGAACCGTAATGGTTACACAAACCCCCACTGGAAAGCACATCAGGGAAAGCAGAGAAGTGGAAGGCAGGTTGCAGCAAGGCACAACCCGCTGCCAAACATTGCCAAAGTAAAAATGTTTGCGGTGACTGAAGGGAAGCATGCAAAGTTCCGCTGCTATGTAACAGGAAAGCCAAAACCAGAAATATTATGGAGGAAAGATGGAAGACTAATCTTGTCGGGCAGAAGGTATCTGCTGTACGAAGACAGGGAAGGCTACTTTACACTTAAAGTTCTTTACTGCAAACAACAGGACAATGGAGTCTATGTCTGTTCTGCTTCAAACACTGCAGGACAAACTCTGAGTGCCGTACACCTTATTGTTAAAG AGCCACTTGTGCGATTTAAACAACCACTAAATGACCTGCAAGTATGGGAGAGAGACTTAGCTGTTCTCGAGTGTGAAGTTCCTGAGGACTCTGTTCCAATCACATGGTATTTAGAAGACAGGAGGTTACAGCCAGGAGCCAAATATGGAATGGAGGAGTGGGGGACAAAGCGTAGACTCACAATTCGTGATATTGGAGTTGATGATGATGGGATATATCTCTGTGAGATGGCTGATGGGGGCAGAAGCATTGCTGAGGTAGCAGTCAAAG GAACCATTGTAAGAAAGCTGCCACGAAAAGTTGATGTTCTAGAAGGGGAAAATGCAGCATTCTGTGCAGAGGTTGAGGCAGAGGAAATGGACATTCATTGGTACAAAGATGGAACTGAGTTAAGGGAGACCCATCAGACCATCCTCAAATCCTTTGGAAGGACACATATTTTAGTCTTTGTCAACACCACAACGCAAGATTCTGGTTTGGTCACTTTCTATGTGGGTAGATCAAAGACATCATCTCAACTAAGGGTGAAAG CGGCAAGGCACTGTCCGCCAAGCTGTCCTATTGGGGTTCAGATCAACACAGAACGAGCAAATGCTGCCCTCCTTTCCTGGTTTCCAGCACAAGATTCTCGAAAGAATCCACCTTCAGGGTATATCATTGAGAGAAAAGAGGTTGGCTCCCAAGAGTGGCTACAATGCTTAACCACTGACACTGCAACCGCAGTGGAGATCCTCGGTGACAGCGTTCCATGCGAGGCCGACTACAGATTTCGCATATGCAGTGTCAACAAATATGGAAGGAGTGGAAATGTAGAGTTCCCTCGAGCTGTTCACCTTG TTCCAGTGGCCAGGATCCAAGCACCTCTACAAGATGCTTTAGTGCCAGAAGGCCAGGACGCTTGCTTTTCCATTGAGCTCTCTGCTTCAGTTATAGGCACTTGGTTTTTAAATGGAAACCAGCTTCAAGACGATGAGCGCTTCTCCATAAGACGTACACGAACACACCAGTCTCTACGCATTCGTGGGGTACGAGAGACAGACAATGGAGCAGAGATCACCTTCATTGCCTATGGAATTCGAGATTCAGCTGCTCTGTACATACAAG CTCCATTAGTAAAATTCACACCACTTTCTGAAATGGATCGAAACAAATTTGTGGAATCTGGCAACCCTATAGTGCTCTACTGTGAGCTGTCAAATCCTGAGGTCCCAGTTCGGTGGTATAAGAATGGTGTTGAACTTCATTCAACGGAAGGTCTGCACATTCAAGCAGAAGGAACAATGAGGAGGATTGTCATTCAATCAGCTGATTTCGCAAACTCAGGAGTTTATAGCTGTGATGCTATTGATGATGTCATCCGGTTTAATGTGGAGGTTGAGG CCCCACCAGTGAGGTTCTCAGTGCTACCAGATGTTGAAAGGAACAAGTCCCCTGAAGCAGGATCAACAATGACACTGCAATGTGAGCTCTCAGATCCACTTGCCCAGGTATCCTGGTACAAAGATGGAGTAAAACTCCTGCCAGAAGATGGACTAGACATCAAATCTGAAGGCAAAACGAGGAAACTGACTGTTCAGTCAACTGAATTTTACCACTCAGGGGTGTACAGCTGCAAGACAAGGGGCGATGCTGTCCACTTTAATGTGGAGGTTAAAG CCCCACCTGTGAGGTTCTTAGCTGTCCCCGAAGAAAAACTGAGAACATGCATCGAAGCAGGCTGTCCCATTGTTCTGCAATGCGAAATTTCAGAATCGGCTGCACAGGTCCATTGGTACAAAGATGGGGATCAGCTCCTTGTAGAATCTGGAGTAGATTTCATATCAGAGGGCTGCATGAGAACGCTCAGTATTCAGACAGCACAACTGTCTCATGCTGGAGTGTACACCTGCACAACTAAGGATGATGTCATCAAATTCCATGTGGACGTTCAAG CTGCACCAGTGAGGTTCTCAGCTGTTCCAGATGCTGAGAAGAGTATATGCACTGAAGCAGGTGGATGCTTTGAACTCCGCTGTAAGGTCTCAGACCCTAAGGTCCATGTCTGCTGGTTTCACAATGATGTAGAGATTAAGCCAGAGACTGGTTTGGATATTCAGTCTGATGGAGATGTAAGGAAACTGATAGTGGAGTCAGCTGAGCCCAGTCATTCTGGATTGTACCGTTGTGAAACATCTGATGATTCTGTCCAGTTCATTGTGGACATTAAAG AGTTACCAGTGATGTTCTCAGCCTTACCAGAGACTGTGAAGAACCAGCTGTTTGAAGCAGACTACCCTACTGATTTACACTGTGAGATCTCAGACCCAAGTGCCAAGGAGTTTTGTTACAAAGACGGTGTAGAGCTCATCTCAAAAAGTCCAACTCATATCAAATCGGAGTGTACCAGGAAGACATTAGCTGTCAAGACAGCACAGACCTCTAACTCTGGATGGTACGACAGTGTGAGAACGGATGATGCCATCCAGTTTAATGTACAAGACCAAG TGCCAGCAAAGAAATTTTTGGCTGTTCCCGAGGATGAGAAGACCAAAAGCACTGATGAAACGGAACCTGTTGCGCTACACTGTGAGATCTTGGATCCCGTTCCATACATCCATCAGGCAAGAGATGAGAAGGAGAAGATCATGATTGCAGAAAGAGAAGGGCAAGCTGCAGCTCAAAGTGAACATGAAGTTCGTTTAGATGAATCCAAAGAAACTGTAAGGAAGTTACCGGAAACATCTGTTTTTGACGAGTGTTTGATTCAGATGGCACCAGATGTTCCCATCCGGTTTGAAATGGACCAAG AACTGTCTCACTATGAGGTGTGCAGTGGTGAGACCTATGATGACCCATGCACTGTGGATATTAAAG AACTGTCTGTAGCTCCATCTGTGAAGTTCTCCACTGTCCCTGATAGTCAACGGACCAAATGCATTGAGAGTGGAGGACCCTTTAAACTGCAATGTGAGGTCTCAGACCCCAATGCCCAAGTCTGGTGGTACAAAGATGGGAATGAGGTACTGCCTCAAGATGGCTTGATCATTTTGTCTGATGGAGCAATAAGAACCCTCTCTGTGGAAACTGCTGAATTATATCACAGTGGAACATACAGCTGCCAGACAAACAATGATGGCATCACATTCCATGTGGAAATCAAAG CTCCACCACCGAACTTCATACCAGTCTCAGAAGAGGAGAAGAACAAGTCAACTGAAGTAGGATCATCAATTGTTCTGAAATGTGAGCTATCAGATGCCAATGCTCAGGTTCTCTGGTGCAAAGATGGTACCGAACTGTCTCCAAACTCTGGGCTTGATTTCCAAAGAGATGGGAATATGAGGAAACTAACTGTTCAATCGGCACAGCTGTCTGATACGGGACACTACACCTGTCATGTTCCAGGTGATAGCATATCATTCAAGGTGCACGTTCAAG TTCCCCCTGTTAGGTTCTCAAAACTTCCAGAAATCGCAAGAAACAAGTTCATTGAAGCAGGCTGTCCAATTATCCTTCAGTGTGAAATCTCAGATCCTACTTCTCAAGTTTGCTGGCTCAAGGACGGAGTCCAGCTCCAAGAACAAACTGGACTTGACATCCAATCAGAGGGCACTATGAGGACAATGATTATCCAGTCAGCTGAGCCCAAACACTCAGGCATATACAGCTGTGAGGCTGTGGATGATCGCATAGCATTCAAGGTGGATGTTGCAG TTCCACCAGCGATGTTCTCAGCTGTTCCTGAGACTGAGAAGAACAAGTCCTTTGAAGCAGGCTGTCCAATCATTCTCCAATGTGAGATATCTGATCCTACAGCCCTGGTCCAATGGTACAAGGATGGATTACAGCTCCTGCCCCAGTCTGGCGTTAACATCCAAACAGAGCACACCACGCGGACACTGGTTATCCAATCAGCAAAATTATCCGACTCTGGTTTTTACAGTTGTAATACAGCTGATGATATCAGCGAATTTtttgtggatgttaaag CACCTCCTGTGACATTTGCTTATATCTCAGAAGACGATCTGCATAGAAATATTGTGGAACAAGACAATCTTCTCCTATATTGTGAGGTATCCAGGTCAGATGCTGTTGCACAATGGTACAAGGATGGAGTAGAGATAAAGTCAACCGACAATGTCCTTATAGAGGTAGAAAACATTGTACGCAGGCTTATCATCCTGTCAGCTCAACTTTCGGATTCTGGTACATATACCTGTCGTGCTGGAGATAATGCCTTAATATTTAAAGTCAATGTAAGAG AGCCTCCAGTGATGATTGTATATCCCAAGGAGGATGTCCACCTTGATCGGCATGTTCCTGAGGAAATTGTCCTCAGCTGTGAACTTTCACGTTCAAATGGAAAGGTGACATGGTACAAAGATGGACAGAAACTGCAGGAGAGTGAAAACATAAAGTTAAAAGCTGAGGGTCCATACAGACGGTTAAAAATTCTGCACAGTGGTATTGAGGACTCTGGAGAATATGTCTGCGATACAGCCGACGATTCAATATTCTTCAATCTAACCATAAAAG AACCGCCAGTGCGTATTATTTCTCCAAGCCAGTCCCAAATGGAACTTTGCCAACAGACATCCGAGAGGATGGTATTGAGCTGTGAAATCTCTAGACCAAATGCCGTTGTGCGCTGGTATCGTGATGGACTTGAAGTGGAGGAGAGCAACAGCCTAATACTGGAGGTTGACAGTGTCTATAGAAGACTTATTATTCCAAAACCTACAGTCAAAGACTCTGCAGAATATGTCTGTGACACAGCAGATGACTCGGTGACCTTCATTGTCAATATTGCAG AACCACCAGTTAGATTTATTCGGCCAAGGAAAATGGCCTATGGAGTGGAGAAACTGGTTGGAGACACGTTGGTCCTTGAGTGTGAGGTGTCTCGAGCAAATGCTGAAGTTAGCTGGAAAAGGGAGGGAGAAGAGATTGATGAAAACAGCAACGTAACCATCATAGAAGACGGAGCAAGTCGACAATTAATCATTCACTCGGCAGCTTTAGAGGATGCAGGCCAATACGTCTGTGATGCCAGAGATGATGTAATGGACTTCCTTGTAAAGATTAAAG AACCACCTTTGACAATTATGCGAAAGGCTGACATCGAGACAAAGCTGCATTTTCTTGAATCTGATGCCATCGTGCTTAAATGTGAGATCTCAAGACCAAACGGGGTGGTCAGTTGGCTTAAAGACAATGAGAGGATCGAGGGAAAGGAGCATTTCATCTGTGAAGAGGAAGGCACATTTAGATCTTTGATTGTCCTGAGTGCTGAGTTGAACGACTCAGGGGAGTATGTCTGTCATACACAGGATGATAAAGTCGTCTTCAGTGTTACTGTAGAAGGTACGACCTGGttaaacaaaaaactgaatgaTGATGTGCCTTTCTGTAGCTTTCTACCCAAGA AGGCGCCGGTGTCCATTATTGGGAATTCAGAGAAGCCAGAACACCACACTTTAAACACAGGAGACGACCTTGTCCTACAATGTGAAGTATCACAAGCAAATGCTACAGTTCAGTGGTACCACAATGGAGTTTTACTACATGAGGATTCACGTACACACTTGGAAAGCAAACACACAATGAGAAAGCTTGTGATACGAGATCTTCAAACATCTGACTCTGGAGAGTATATCTGTGATGCCATTGATGACAAAATGATAACTATGGTGTTTGTTCAAG AACCACCATTCCAATTCATCAAAAAAGatgaacaaacaaatatttCAGCCTATGAAGAAGACAGTGTAACACTACGTGCCACTGTTAATAGAGCCAATGCACCTGTGAAATGGCAGAGAGGTCGTGATCCAATCAGAGGTGATCGGTTCCATTCCACAAGTGATGGAAACACTCACTGCCTTACCATTAACCCACTCAAGAGAGGTGATACTGGACTGTACACATGTTATGTGGGATCTGATGAGATGAACTTCAGTGTCAATGTTAAAG CAATAAAGGTGAAATTCTCCAAACCACTGGAAAATGTAGTGGGACTCAAAGGTTGCGACGTGGCTTTGAAATGTGAACTATACACGCCAAAAGGAGATGTTCAGTGGCTGAAGGACAACCAAGAGATTGTGCCAAATAGACATTTTACAATCCGGGCTGAGGGCCGTGTGAGAAGTCTCACGATACACAGTGTATCAGAAGATGACGAGGGAGAATATGCTTGTGAATCCAAAGATGAAAGGACAATAGCTACAGTAGTGGTCAACA TTCCCCGAATTGTGGAGTTTGTAGCGGAGCTGCACAACATCACTGTCATGGAAGGAGAAAATGCCACATTTAAGTGTATGGTGTCTCCAGAGGATGCACACTTGGCCTGGTTTAGAAACAGCCAGCCAATTTCATCCAATGAAAAGTTCCACATTTCAAGCACTGGATTATGCCATGTGCTGCAGATCAATAATTGCCAAGTGTCAGACAGCTGCAAGCTGACCGCTGAGGCTGAAGGTGTGATTTCCAGAGCAATCCTTCAGGTCCAAG AGGCACAGGTGTTTTTTACGAAAAGCATGGAGTCGGCTGTGGCAGAAGAATACAGCGACGTGACGTTGGAGGTGGAGGTCAGCCATGAGAAAGGGGAGGTGCAGTGGATGAGACAAGGAGTAGTTATACATCCAGGGCCCAAGTTCACCCTGAAGCAGAATGGCCGAAAACGCTCTATCACAATCCACAAGCTCGTCCTTTCAGACCGGGGCACCTACAGCTGCGAAACGCTCCATGACCGCACGCAAGCCAGGCTTAGTGTGGAAC CAAGAAAAATCAAGATCCGAAAGGGTCTAGCTGAGATCCAGACTTATGAGCGAGAGACATCCTCTTTTGAGGTGGAGCTCTCTCATAGCAACGTAGAGGCCGTGTGGCAGAAGAATGGACACGCTCTTAAAAACAACAACCGTTTGCGTATGACTGCAAAGGGACGGGTGCACAGCCTCACCATCTCCAACCTGACCTTAGATGACACTGGCACTTACACATTCTCTGTTGAGAACATCAGATCATCAGCGAAATTGATTGTTAAAG AAATCCCAGTATCAATTTTGAAAAAGCTTGAGGATAGTAGGCACCCAGAGGGCTCTGGAGTGACTCTTGAATGCGAGCTGTCACGTCATAACGTAGACGTAAAGTGGACAAAG aatggagttcagcttaagccAGGAAAAAATCTCCGTATATACTCAATGGGAAGAAAATGCTTTCTACAGATCCTGAAGTGTGAACAGGGAGATACTGGTATATATATGTGCGATGCCGGGGATGCTAAAACATCCTGTTCAGTGGATGTATATG AAAGGGAGCTTGAGATATTGCAGGGTTTAGAGGATCTGGATATCCAAGAAGATCAGAATGCTGTGTTCGTGTGTGAAGTGTCCCTAGACGATGTTCCTGGAGAGTGGTTTAAAAACAACGAGAGGATTAAACCAACCAGCACCATTAAGATCCGCCAGGAAG GTACTAAGCACTTCCTCCTTATATGCAATGTCAAAGGAGAGGACTCTGGGGAGATCAAGTTTGCTGCCAAGAATGTTGAATCGACAGCTTACCTTGAGGTTGAAG CACTGCCAGCAAACATTGTGAAGCCACTTCAGGATAAAACCGCTCTGGAGAAAACTCGTGTCGTGCTGGATTGCACGGTGGCAAATCCCCGTTGCAGTATTCGCTGGTATAAGGGACCGAATGTCATCCTGCCCTCAGAGCGCTTTGAGATCTGCAGTGAGGGATGTTACCGAAAACTTGTGATTCAGCAGGTCCAGCTTGAGGATGAGGGCATCTATAGTGTTCAAGTTGGAAACTACACATCCTCAGCTAAACTTACTGTAGAAG CTCAGTCAATCCTTATAGTGAATGATCTTAAGGATGTGGAGGTAATTGCTCCTGCGGatgcatgctttgcatgtgAAGTGTCTTTGCCTGAGGCCAAGGCTCCTACCTGGACACTGAATGGACAGACGCTGCATCCGGGTCCTAAAGTTGTCATGGAGAAAGTGGGAACCGTCCATAGGCTCACTCTCAAACAGACGTCAGAGGAGATGAGTGGCACGCTGTGCTTTATCATTGGACAAGCCAAAAGCACTGCACATCTGCATGTCAGAA gTAGTCATTGA